The Drosophila sulfurigaster albostrigata strain 15112-1811.04 chromosome 3, ASM2355843v2, whole genome shotgun sequence genomic sequence CATGGCGACGCTCAAAGTCGGCAAAAAGTGAGCAAATattattcacacacacacacacacttacaaaataaaagcacacacaTGTTGTGCTGACTGACGCCTACGCATTGGCCGCAAAAATCTCACAGCTTTCGCTCGTTCGTGAAGACGACTCCGAATTCggatatatttttggaaaattctTGAAAATCACCtgcacttgtgtgtgtgcgccaatctctcgctctcgcgcTTTAAAAGCCGCATACGCCCTGTGGACTGGCATCAGTGTAGGCTTGCAATAGCTTTGGTGAAGATCATACAAACCGAGTAAACctccccccaaaaaaacaaatcacaaCAAAATGTCTCTTGAACGTGCTGTTCGTGCCAAggtgaatacaaaaaaaaaagaaaaatcaaaatgaaataatatttgagaTTTCGGACAAAgtgaaaaaatcgaaaatgaattgcaaatgaaaGTGTTAAAGtgccaaaacaaaatgttaattgcTTTGTTTAATTGTGCAGATTGCCGGCAAACGCAATCCCGAGATGGACAAGGAGGCCCAGGAATGGATTGAGGCCATTCTCGGTGAGAAATTCCCCGGTGGCCAGGCATACGAGGATGTGCTCAAGGACGGCCAGGTGCTCTGCAATCTGATCAACAAACTGTCCCCCAACGCTGTCGCCAAGATCAACTCATCTGGTGGCCAGTTCAAGTTCATGGAGAACATCAACAACTTCCAGAAGGCCCTCAAGGAATACGGTGTGCCCGACATTGATGTCTTCCAGACCGTCGACTTGTACGAAAAGAAGGACATTGCCAACGTCACCAACACCATCTTCGCTCTGGGCCGTGCTGTAAGTAATCACCTGACTCTTTCTTATCGATCGGCATTAATTCGTTTGCTTTGATCTTATTCTTGCAGACCTACAAGCACGCTGACTTCAAGGGTCCCTTCTTGGGCCCCAAGCCCGCCGATGAGTGCAAGCGTGACTTCAGCGAGGAGCAGCTGAAGGCTGGCCAGACCATCGTTGGCCTGCAGGCTGGTTCCAACAAGGGTGCCACCCAGGCTGGTCAGAACTTGGGCGCTGGCCGCAAGATCTTGCTCGGCAAGTAAATTGGCTCTTGGTCGTTCCGTCTGGAGTTCTCATTTattctgtctgtctttctataattttttaactGTTAAGTTTAACTGcaacattaaacaaaacaaaacaaaaaatattcctcacaaatacaacaaaaaaaaaaagaaagaaaaacacatacacacacactcacacacaaatgcaaatgcatatgCAACACTCAAAGGCTTGTAGATGCGCcttatattaagtatacgcctaagtttatttatacaacaaaaaattacaaaaaataaagatgatgatgaaaatgtggagaaaatgaaaacgaaaccCAAAACTGATTTAACTCTAAACGAATAACGAAAACGCGTTTCGGCCATTAAACTTAATGGCACATTTGCGAGACATTTCGCCCAACTACATAGGAGAATTCAATTCCAGCAGCGCATTTCGATATAACCTTCAGCTAATAcagtgtttgtgtttgtctagatttttatgtgtgctgcctttgtgtgtgtgtgtgtgtgagggtgtgtgggtgtttatcttattatttattcattcgaATCTATGTCTATGTATATATCTCGACGTACATATATCTTGCTATTTACGCTCTCAAATCTATTCACACATACGATCTAAATATGGCTGCCTtctatgatatatatatatagtatagatatATCTATAAGTAATAATACTTATATGTATACCTGTGTGTATATAATAGACATAGCCTGTTTTACAAGTGTGTGCGAAAAATTCCACTGAAGCATGCTGAGGTCATTGCAAACGCCTACTTAGAAGATAATCAGATACATCTAGCTAGATGGATGCAGGCGCATGGCCAGAACTTTGgtaattaaatggaaataagGAAAAACATCTCGGTCATTTTGTAAGCAGCACTTTGGTTGgcatctttatttattaatttatttgacatGGCATAAAATGCAGGTGTGATACATCGCAAAATTATTGGCAATGgcctgcaacagcagcagaccaGACCCGCATTCTGAAACTGAATTTCACGCCcccatttaatttgttatgcaGCTGACAAATTCCTTAGcttgcttttgatttatttatcataattttcaacttttgttcGTCATTTTTTTCGCGTTTCACATTGTTGCATTGTATGTGcggtaaatgaaaaatgtactTAATTAGTTTTTGCTAATTGCGAGCGCGacttttctaaatataattCGCTTAGTAATCAACATTTCCACAAATTGACTTGCTAAAAATGATTAAGTgaaaaaatatagtttatttttggtgGGTTGATGAAGATAAAGTAGCTTGAAAGATatgtaaattttcattttttaccaactttgatatatttaatatttaaatacaatttaatattcttttttaattagcAATTATTAGATATTATTATTCCACCGTTTTTTCAGATCCATCTTAATTCTTCATTCAGTGACAAACTAGACTATACAGATACTATATTCTTTTACCCGTTGCCCGTcgggtagaagggtataaaattgtgtgcctgcaggaaatgtatgatGAAGCAGGCATCTCTGATCGATAAAGTATAGAAGACGATTTGAccatctgtccgtctgtctgttttgtatgaatttggttgcggtctagtaaaaattgttaagaaaAACTGTTGtatggctgacaatctggtgtattttgtactctatagtatattttgcaagtAGTAAATCTACCAAATACAGCTTTCGGTATATAATCTATTATAttgtaagaataataccgcactgttttgcacttattcaaaatggcaagcgggtatctcgcagtcgagcacactggaCTTTAGCTTTCcttcttgttttttagttGGCATGCCAAATTTAAGGCATCCACCATCAAAACAAATGACAGAGGGACCGACGACAGAGACGACTCATTAATGGAGACAATTTGAACCGCATGAATTATAGGGTATATACTGTATATTCACGATCAGGAAGATAGGCAGTGTTATTTTTGCTTGTCTATTTATATTACtcatagatttatttataatatgctATACTTGTTtaataacaattcaatttaattattttattagccGAACATCATGTTAATGCAGATATGAAAATAGTTTCAgattttaatcaatattaatcATACCATAATGAGATTTTTAGGTATGATATAATTCCATTTcagaattataaatatttataagacTGCGTAATAATATTGTGCGCGTGGCACcctttcaatttgtttacaacTTGATATTGTGCGcaattgtttacaaatttccaAGGCAGAAATgcacaaatatgtatatacgaaatttaaaaataattcccCTATACCATGtatatgcataatttatataaataaaaattaacaacgTATTTTCatgcaattaattatgatAGTGTGTTAAATATATAACGGAAAGGAAAGACAAAAACCGCCAACATTCGaatatttataagcaaaaaaagaaaaacaaacataaagtATCAAACTTGACACTGAAAATGTGGAGATATTTCTTGTTTGTTCATTAAAAGATTTGCTGTCCATTTCATGGCTAAATAATAAgatatgttatgtgtgtgtgtaggttgGTTTGATAAATAGcaaatcataattttaattttgattatttatttagtttttggtattttgttatACTCAACataattaacttttttctATACAGTTGACAATGAAAATAGATATATTGCaatgctttttttattatgttaggtaatataattttttaaaaaatctttCACCAAATGCGGCTTGCTCTTTAGTTCTTTGTGACTTGACATACTCATGACATTTTACGCCCAAGCAAATCTTTGTGCTTTAAAACTGATTGATGGCTTCGCAAACTTATGAcattgattaatttttaataaatatgaaaagaaaagcacataccaaagcacacaaacacacaatctcgtaaaaaaaaatggctggcaaatattttgttaggACACCAGGTGTCAGTTGATTTCCATAAAATGCTGCAATGCGCGCCGTCGCACTCAAACAAATcgtaatttgcataaaatgtataaactcCAAATATGCGAACAGTTGCCAGacaaatacatttcttttttccaGCTTTGGCGCTATTAAAGTTATGACAACCACAAAAATGAAAGCggtttccaaaaaaaaaaatataagctGGGCATTAATATTGACTGAGAGTAGTTGAATTTTAGCgcagcttaaaagtatgcatcgaaatcaaagcaaacatttaaaGGTTGTATGAGCTGAGAGGCACTctcaaaagtaggcaatgaaatctaatcaaatatttgaactttGGAGAAGCTACTTTGTGCtcgtttagtatttttagcgTAGCCCTGAAAGAGGGCAACgaaaccaaaaagcaaagatGCCGTTAACAAGCCCACTTGCCGTCTTGAGTTTGCTTAAGTAAACGTAActtataaaattcaattaatcagGCTGAGTGAGTATAgaagatattatttttttttgttgtctttcgaCTTTCGACTTCGACATTTCTGCATACCCATTAACCCTTTGTGTCTGGGCCAGGGTATATGAAGCGAGGCatctaaattatatattctgTTAAATTATGCAGTagcttttcatttgaattcgtttcgtttcgtttcgtcaCTTGGCTTTTTGATGTTTCTAACTTATGCAATGGAATATGTATTTGCTTTGTGCTGAAGTGGCAGGACATTCATCAGGGGAATCAGATTCAATCatcgcattttatttttgggaatTCAGTTATGCTGCGTAAGCTTTAAAACTTTTCCCAGCTACTTAACGCCATAAGCCAAGActgttaaatatttgcttttaatttcgCCAAATGCTAAACCAATTTCTCGCCCACCTTTTCAGCTTCTCTTACTATGctaatattttatatcaattttgAGTCCAGTTGCGTTTATTGCGCGTGAGCTCGAAAGTGTTGGACAAATACTTATAAAAGCAGCGGCATTTTTGAATGACACTCCAGAAATGTTTTAGGAGTTCATTTGAGTGTTGAGTATGCCGCTCACGTTGCTCCTTATCAATGGGAATCCTTTTCAGGGCTAGCCAACACCATCACAAACGACGCCGAAGCGGATTAACTGGCATTTGCCTGGTGTTAGCCTGGTCAACAGCCGGCGTCTAGCCGGCAATCGCAGTTAATGCTCGCCAATCCATTCAATTTATACGCACTGTGGTACACACTTTGACTTGATGTTGACACAATTTAATTGCGCGCTGcgtcatttgaaataataataaacaatgtTTCATCAGAGGTAAGCATAGAattattcacacacacacacacactttttgaGTTCATTTGAGtgttttcagttgttgttttattagtGTGTCAGGTTTTTGCATACGTCTCGTCGATAATCACGCAAATTGCGCGTTCTGTTCAGTTGATCTTCGCTGATCTCACTTATCTGCCTTATCAATTTCGTAGAGAAACAgctcaatttgtatttattatgcaagTCAAGTTGAAATTTGCACACACAGAATGCTAAGGCAGTGCCAGTAAATTGCGCATTCCGAAATAAGTATGAAGCAAAGATTGAGCAAACCAAATGCATACTTATTTTGGTCACGGCACTTTGTATACTCTTTCAATAGTATTGAGCAAAAGTAACATAGAGAAAAGTGTATACaggaattatttaaatttgtcaaaCTGAAATAATCATAGAAATGCTTGTTGATAAAGTGAGTGTACTTTTAGTTAGTGTATATTGCAAATGATTTGGGGAAAACCTGCCAGCAAAGAGAGACTGAAATTCTCGATATGGATTCTCTTTGCCGGTTGAATCGGTTGCAGCTTTGCAACTCGCTAATCGATGACGCTTTAATTAGACTTGGGGCATTGTCAGCTGTGCTTTGATGTGCCTGTCATCAACCAATCGTAAGACCAGACTCTTCAGACTGATAATAAGTGATGTTTCATAAGAAACTGTAGACAGCGCTAGCATTCAGTTCAAAAACACAATTCGCAGCGTGAGGtacacaatacaatacaacaaGCACATCAAGGATGCGTTCATGGATCTTAATAGTTGCACTGGCAGCCGTAATGCTGAATGTGGCATTTACGCTGCCGGTGAATCTCGAGGATACCGAAGACACTAAAGTGAGCGATGAAGAGTTGCTCAAGCTGCTGGAAGGCCACAGCAATGAGATCGACACCGACAGCTCGGAGCTTACACGCCGAACGCGTTCAGCTAGCGATGGCTCAAACAGCAGTTCAGCTGAGAAAAACAAGGAGCAGAAGAAGGCACAAGATCCCAACGATACAAGCAGTGCATCAACTGAGGAGCACACCGACGAACCTGCAAAGGCCCATTCAGCACGTCGCAAGCGTGCAGCCCCAGCAGGTGAAGAAGCTCTTGATGAAACTCTGGACACCAAGGACGTAAGCAATGTGGATGAGGCAGATGAGCTGCATGTAGAGAATCCGGAGGACTATGCTCAGGGTTGTGAGGTGCTCGAGGTGAATTCCAAAGAGGCCAACAACGAGACCTTCCTAGAATAGGGTTAGCCTTAGCTTTAATGAATCCCTGAACACTAGcaataatgaataaaaatcttaaaaaaaaaaataaaaacaacttttcGTTATCTGCAAACATGAACAGAGCATCATCGTCTTCATTCTCGCCGTGActttttatttccattatCTTCATATTTGGGATGAAGAGAGAGGAGGGAATTGAATTCCAAACGACGTGTCCGGTCGATAAGAAGACACGCTGCAGATTTTTCACCTGCTCCTGGGAATTGCCTTCGGCTTGAAGATAAATTTTCAAAGAACTCTTAAAGTTTATGGGCTCGGTAACCTTTTGTCTGACAACTGTCAAATATGGTGCACCTTCATCTCGCTGACATCAACAAGTCAAGGCaaagtttaaataaagaaagtgTCTTTCCTTTAAAAAGATTATcggcaaatttaatttcgaaatgtttttcaGAATTCACAATATTTccacgaaaagaaaaaaacataaacaaatttataaccTTTTGACACCAAAGTGCGATAGGGCGACACacttataaacaaaacaaattttgagtTCAAATTCGAAGAAAGACATTAATCAGCAGTAAACAACCtgaataataatagcaaatcACGTATTTTGCTGACAAGACAATTTACCTTTTCTAGTAAAATAGTTGCACTATCGCTTGCAATCTATTGATGGAATCTCCACGTTTTATTTGTggatttttaaacattttctagGGGCAGCAACAATCTTCGCTGTCAGCTAAAAAAGCTGAGAAAAAAACGCAATATCAAAAATAGAAACTAACaaaaaagtacaacaacagcaacaatttgtagCCGGCAAAAAGTTTTCTGGACCTATCCCAATAAACAACACGACGATAACGCGACGAGAAACAGAATAAAAGGCCGAAAAAAGCATCAGGAAATGATGTGAAGTGGGCAAACGACTTTAATATACCCCACATACAAATGTCGAGgacaaaatttacaaatttataagtataattgacaaattattttaattacaaatttatttcgagactatttgcaaatgaaagaaaatacaaaaaaaattaaacttattaGCACAATAAACTAATCAGTTTTACTTGATTGAGATgattaatttccaaaattacAAATAGAAAGACTTGTATATGTTTTAGAGTCTCTAGGAAAACATATATACCCTTTTTTGATATAGGGTATTATAAAAGCAGCATCCGTCGCCGTGTGGCGACTATAAAAAAGCGAATGCACCACAAAGGCAAACTTCTCGAAATTATTTTAGCGCTTTGCcttttagttttagttgccCGAGTCGTGTGCAATCGTGTGGAAGCcaaagaaagaagaaatattCGTGGACAAACGCAAAGCTTCAAGCTAgataaaaactaaagaaaaaaataaagggcGCACCCTCATTAAGTTTTTGCTTGataattaagcaaatataaagtataataaactACGAATGCTGTGCTAATCGAATTGGAAACAAAAACCCGACAATTTCATCGACAGTTTCTTGCATTGTGCAATGCGTGAATGAGGATTATATAAGCCAGAGCGACAGTTGGCAATTGTTA encodes the following:
- the LOC133846267 gene encoding muscle-specific protein 20; amino-acid sequence: MSLERAVRAKIAGKRNPEMDKEAQEWIEAILGEKFPGGQAYEDVLKDGQVLCNLINKLSPNAVAKINSSGGQFKFMENINNFQKALKEYGVPDIDVFQTVDLYEKKDIANVTNTIFALGRATYKHADFKGPFLGPKPADECKRDFSEEQLKAGQTIVGLQAGSNKGATQAGQNLGAGRKILLGK
- the LOC133843439 gene encoding uncharacterized protein LOC133843439; this translates as MRSWILIVALAAVMLNVAFTLPVNLEDTEDTKVSDEELLKLLEGHSNEIDTDSSELTRRTRSASDGSNSSSAEKNKEQKKAQDPNDTSSASTEEHTDEPAKAHSARRKRAAPAGEEALDETLDTKDVSNVDEADELHVENPEDYAQGCEVLEVNSKEANNETFLE